One Vigna unguiculata cultivar IT97K-499-35 chromosome 7, ASM411807v1, whole genome shotgun sequence genomic region harbors:
- the LOC114190353 gene encoding calmodulin-like protein 11, with the protein MTMTDVLSEEQIVDFKEAFGLFDKDGDGCITVEELATVIRSLDQNPTEEELQDMISEVDADGNGTIEFDEFLSLMAKKVKDTDAEEELKEAFKVFDKDQNGYISASELRHVMINLGEKLTDEEVEQMIKEADLDGDGQVNYDEFVKMMMTVR; encoded by the exons ATGACTATGACAGATGTCTTGAGTGAAGAACAGATTGTTGATTTTAAGGAggcttttgggttgtttgacaAAGATGGAGATG GCTGCATTACTGTGGAAGAACTGGCCACTGTCATTCGGTCGTTGGATCAGAATCCCACAGAAGAAGAGCTCCAAGATATGATAAGTGAAGTCGATGCAGATGGCAATGGAACCATTGAATTTGACGAGTTCTTGAGCTTGATGGCCAAGAAAGTGAAA GACACTGATGCAGAAGAAGAGCTCAAAGAGGCTTTCAAGGTTTTTGACAAAGATCAAAATGGTTATATATCAGCTAGTGAG TTGAGACATGTCATGATCAACCTAGGAGAAAAACTGACAGATGAGGAAGTGGAGCAGATGATTAAAGAAGCAGATTTGGACGGTGATGGCCAAGTTAACTATGATGAATTTGTCAAGATGATGATGACAGTTAGATGA